A DNA window from Naumovozyma dairenensis CBS 421 chromosome 7, complete genome contains the following coding sequences:
- the SRS2 gene encoding DNA helicase SRS2 (similar to Saccharomyces cerevisiae SRS2 (YJL092W); ancestral locus Anc_1.274) — protein MADNELIDTVQASHNNNTKDKINKNDSVTLKKILSGLNKQQKLAVTFDYHNALQVIAGPGTGKTKVLTSRVAYLLLKERINPEDIIITTFTNKASMEMIDRLSIMLRDTNISTSNLLIGTFHSVCIKILHRFGSKIDLSPTWRIADQNEIDNILSNIVDRMPDQIRDYANSMTRKVNLCMPKRGRGESDEWTVSPKLVKKQISKLKSSAILPEEYINDSMHDTALAYFYENFQSELAKINALDFDDILMYTFRLLTKERCLPNIQHVLVDEFQDTNEIQMDLVFLFAKGNHHLSRGISVVGDPDQSIYAFRNALAYNFQTMVQKSPIECSRIVLVENYRSSQKILDTSEMLISQQTRGRQNRLPLRAQFDYDFPPVYINFPASFLEASSIIKELLYLKALPDLFSFNDFAILVRKRIQIKPLERALIEHRVPYKILRGHAFWDSKEIIAMLNLLKCIFSPNEKNAIIASLLYPSRGLGQTSADKIKFIFEQETNSNFNSTSSMQILRDIVANKIQIDIPTKARNVIIDFLQMINTCTSLFNVEPINVALSDIFEKLYELSGLRYEYLCLDGKKKKSIDMSKLEENFDNVRHKNVTILKTYFLGPTNGPSTSSTDTNTMTNIGSISSASVLEHIRNFFNSLTLYTSDLPEISSSDEQQENMNWQKVEERKKTQEGVTISTIHGAKGLEWPVVFIPGCNEGTIPSIFNDEAKDGSSDDEGDDDDDRNEIDTDSKTSKKRRNLSMEELIDEERRMFFVAQTRAKYLLYLSSFITERQFENEPSRFLTSDLVKTMVDEQKVLEKVENVMRLYHAMKREPLVASNKKFSLKTLIKDYSNFIENRRERMIWGGEVVHDISNLNLIENVSVQPQPSLVFTTAATQLRVQQQGTKTNQHPPPPSISHHPFNQRNNSQKTGPSKNYAPNGSLESDLLVSPTKVLAPLQTMSPSNSPSNVTKSFAPSYVPKRNKSRSTSPIRKPFPSPERKKILSPTKSLKEEDKELALKSTSKKSSSRNSEKSKRTLSSSKYWANGNKIKQENDDDDDRMIFKKAPVNNPFQNTKVKFESNGRISKSNDSNGIIRLKREDDDKTADYDSSNNSNTTAAELLHNPDDMIIDNRPILTNAKTLADAIRKPRNRAENIKKEKKSEEQVDSENKGKKMIGLKKGVTASQMDIFSQLSRAKKKTKGNTGEIIIID, from the coding sequence ATGGCAGATAACGAACTAATAGATACAGTGCAAGCCAGTCataacaacaacaccaAAGATAAGATTAACAAGAATGATTCTGTaacattgaagaaaatactCTCAGGTCtaaataaacaacaaaaacTAGCCGTCACATTCGACTATCATAATGCATTACAAGTCATCGCAGGTCCAGGAACTGGTAAGACCAAAGTTCTAACCTCGAGAGTGGCATACCTACTGTTAAAAGAACGAATCAATCCAGAagatatcatcattacaACTTTCACTAATAAGGCTTCCATGGAAATGATAGATAGATTATCAATCATGTTACGTGATACAAACATTAGTACCTCGAACTTACTCATAGGAACATTCCATTCAGTTTGTATCAAGATCCTTCATAGATTTGGCTCCAAGATTGATTTGTCACCCACATGGAGAATTGCAGATCAAAATGAAatagataatatattaagTAATATCGTAGACAGGATGCCTGATCAAATTAGAGACTATGCAAATTCAATGACTAGGAAAGTAAACTTATGTATGCCCAAACGGGGACGTGGTGAAAGTGATGAATGGACTGTGAGTCCTAAACTCGTTAAGAAACAAATctcaaaattgaaatcaagCGCCATTTTACCAGaggaatatattaatgattCCATGCATGATACTGCTTTGGCTTACTTTTatgaaaatttccaaaGTGAATTGGCAAAGATTAACGCTTTGGATTTCGATGATATATTGATGTATACATTCCGGCTTCTGACGAAGGAACGCTGTTTACCAAATATACAGCATGTCCTTGTTGATGAGTTCCAAGATACAAATGAAATTCAAATGGATTTGGTGTTTTTATTCGCGAAGGGGAATCATCATTTATCAAGAGGAATTTCCGTGGTGGGGGATCCAGATCAAAGTATTTATGCATTTAGAAACGCATTAGCATACAATTTCCAAACAATGGTACAAAAATCACCTATAGAATGTTCCAGAATTGTTTTAGTGGAAAATTACCGTTCATCACAGAAAATTTTAGACACTAGTGAAATGTTAATATCTCAACAAACCAGAGGACGTCAGAATCGATTACCATTACGTGCTCAATTCGATTATGATTTTCCACCAgtttatataaatttcCCAGCTAGTTTTTTGGAAGCATCTTccattattaaagaattattatatttgaaagcATTACCAGATTTATTCTCCTTTAATGATTTCGCAATCCTAGTTAGGaaaagaattcaaataaaaccACTCGAAAGAGCATTAATAGAACATAGAGTACcatataaaatattaagagGTCATGCCTTTTGGGATtctaaagaaataatagcAATGCTGAACCTATTGAAATGTATATTTTCACCAAATGAGAAAAATGCCATCATCgcatcattattatatccCTCCAGAGGACTTGGTCAAACGTCTGCTGATAAGattaaattcatattcGAACAAGAAAccaattccaattttaATTCTACTTCTAGTATGCAAATTTTAAGAGATATTGTAGCAAATAAGATTCAAATAGATATACCGACAAAGGCTAGGAATGTAATAATCGATTTTTTACAGATGATCAATACTTGTACTTCATTGTTTAATGTAGAACCAATAAATGTCGCATTATctgatatatttgaaaaattatatgaattATCGGGATTAAGATATGAATATCTTTGTTTAGAtgggaagaaaaaaaaatcaatcGATATGTCAAAATTGGAGGAAAACTTTGATAATGTTAGACATAAAAATGTAaccattttgaaaacttaTTTTTTAGGACCAACTAACGGTCCTTCCACTTCTTCCACTGATACTAATACCATGACGAATATAGGATCTATTTCTAGTGCCTCCGTGTTGGAACATATTcgtaatttcttcaattcattGACTTTATATACATCAGATTTACCTGAAATATCTTCGTCTGATGAACAACAGGAAAATATGAATTGGCAAAAAGTTGaagaaaggaagaaaaCTCAAGAAGGTGTCACTATATCTACAATTCATGGGGCAAAAGGTTTAGAATGGCCGGTTGTCTTTATTCCCGGATGTAATGAGGGAACAATACCGTCAAtttttaatgatgaagCAAAAGATGGTTCTtcagatgatgaaggtgACGACGACGACGATAGGAATGAGATTGATACTGATTCTAAAACTTCAAAGAAACGTCGAAATTTATCAATGGAAGAACTTAtagatgaagaaagaagaatgtTCTTTGTTGCCCAGACACGTGCTAAGTatcttttatatttatcttctttCATCACAGAAAGACAATTTGAGAATGAACCAAGTAGGTTTTTAACTTCAGATTTAGTGAAAACTATGGTAGATGAACAAAAAGTATTAGAAAAAGTGGAAAATGTCATGCGGTTATACCATGCTATGAAAAGGGAACCATTGGTTGCatcaaataagaaattttcattaaagaCATTAATCAAAGATTATTCAAACTTTATAGAGAATAGAAGAGAACGTATGATTTGGGGTGGTGAAGTAGTCCATGATATATCGAACcttaatttaattgaaaacGTTTCTGTTCAACCACAGCCATCACTTGTGTTCACCACAGCTGCGACTCAATTACGTGTACAGCAGCAAGGAACTAAGACAAATCAACATCCTCCCCCTCCTTCTATATCCCACCACCCAtttaatcaaagaaataattcTCAAAAAACGGGTCCTAGTAAAAACTATGCGCCAAATGGGTCTCTTGAATCTGATCTTTTAGTCAGTCCAACAAAAGTACTGGCTCCATTACAAACCATGTCACCATCCAATTCACCATCAAACGTAACTAAATCATTTGCTCCAAGTTATGTTCCAAAACGTAATAAATCACGTTCGACTTCCCCTATAAGGAAACCATTCCCATCAccagaaagaaaaaagatattatcACCGACGAAgtctttgaaagaagaagataaagagTTAGCTTTGAAATCTACCAGtaaaaaatcatcaagCAGAAATAGCGAGAAGAGCAAGAGGACTCTCTCCAGTTCGAAATATTGGGCTAATGGTAACAAGATCAAGCAAGAaaatgacgatgatgatgatagaATGATATTTAAAAAAGCTCCCGTAAATAATCCATTCCAAAATACAAAAgttaaatttgaaagtaACGGCAGGATATCGAAATCAAACGATAGTAATGGGATAATACGTCTTAAGAgggaagatgatgataaaacTGCAGATTATGATAGTTCGAATAACAGTAATACAACTGCGGCAGAGTTGCTACATAATCCGGATGATAtgattattgataataGACCTATCTTGACGAATGCAAAGACTTTGGCAGATGCGATTAGGAAACCTAGGAACAGAGctgaaaatattaaaaaggAGAAGAAAAGTGAGGAACAAGTTGATAGTGAAAATAAAGGTAAGAAGATGATCGGTTTAAAGAAGGGGGTGACAGCGAGTCAAATGGATATTTTCTCTCAGTTGTCAAGGGCGAAAAAGAAGACCAAAGGGAATACAGGtgaaattatcattatagactaa
- the GWT1 gene encoding glucosaminyl-phosphotidylinositol O-acyltransferase (similar to Saccharomyces cerevisiae GWT1 (YJL091C); ancestral locus Anc_1.275) yields the protein MSTLKQRKEDFVSGLDGGPMQEINIVTSISLTAYFCWNLLQSVNNEEPLNPILDFSLNWIPLLLSITSYSNDIGLLTLLLLLPCVSIFIYQKFILKQQQQQQQKTKLGPKASKNEEDPLSFKLMKQPYITAYRSGMLILTTLAILAVDFPIFPRRFAKVETWGTSLMDLGVGSFVFSNGIVSSRSILKNKMQSSKPHHFLRNTFNAFKSGVSLLILGLLRLYFVKNLEYQEHVTEYGVHWNFFITLSLLPPTLAILDPLTKWIPHCVIAMTISLIYELVFLLDTNVLNYLVLAPRTTFFSANREGIVSFLGYCSIFLWGQTAGFFLLGNVPTVNNLYRASVVPVTLSTSITNKKKRNPQRNKLKAWDRFTSVSPLKGLFIWTFIFLVLSQFITSIHPYDVSRRFANLPYTVWVITYNMGFILVFCLVDKLFGNNGQNYNVPLTLEAINSNGLLMFLLSNVSTGLINMSITTIDCSDTIATLILLAYAATMAIISIVLYKFNIIIKL from the coding sequence ATGTCTACCCTCAAACAAAGGAAAGAAGATTTTGTATCGGGACTCGATGGTGGTCCCATGCAAGAAATTAACATCGTCACTTCAATCTCCTTAACGGCATACTTTTGCTGGAATTTACTTCAATCTGTCAACAATGAAGAACCATTGAACCCAATTTTGGATTTCTCTTTAAATTGGAtcccattattattatcaattacTTCATATTCTAATGATATCGGATTGTTGACTTTATTGTTACTTTTACCATGCGTTTCCATTTTCATATATCAAAAATTCATCTTGaaacagcaacaacagcaacaacaaaaaacaaaattagGTCCTAAAGCATCCAAGAATGAGGAAGACCCACTGAGtttcaaattaatgaaacaacCATACATTACTGCGTATCGTAGTGGTATGTTGATACTCACAACATTGGCCATACTTGCCGTGGATTTCCCCATCTTCCCACGTCGTTTCGCAAAAGTAGAAACTTGGGGAACATCCTTAATGGACCTAGGTGTTGGTTCATTTGTATTTAGTAATGGTATAGTTTCATCCCGTTCcatcttgaaaaataaaatgcAATCATCCAAGCCGCACCATTTCCTACGCAATACTTTCAATGCATTCAAATCTGGTGTCTCACTATTAATCTTGGGTTTATTACGATTATATTTcgtgaaaaatttggaatatcAAGAACATGTCACGGAATATGGTGTACATTGGAATTTCTTTATCACACTTTCTTTATTACCTCCCACTTTGGCTATTTTAGACCCATTGACTAAATGGATCCCACATTGTGTCATCGCAATGAcgatatcattaatatacGAATTGGTGTTCCTCCTAGACACAAATGTCTTAAATTATTTGGTATTAGCACCAAGGACAACTTTTTTTAGTGCAAACAGAGAAGGTATTGTATCATTCTTAGGGTATTGTTCTATCTTCCTATGGGGACAAACAGCTGGATTTTTCCTATTGGGTAATGTTCCTACTGTAAACAATTTATACAGAGCTTCTGTGGTCCCAGTTACTTTATCAACTTCCATTAccaacaagaagaaaaggaatcCACAACGGAACAAATTGAAAGCATGGGATAGATTTACTTCTGTATCACCGTTAAAGGGTTTATTCATATGGACATTCATATTTTTGGTATTATCACAATTTATCACCTCAATTCATCCATACGATGTCTCAAGAAGATTTGCCAATTTACCATACACAGTATGGGTCATTACTTATAACATGGGATTCATATTAGTCTTTTGTCTCGTTGATAAATTGTTTGGTAATAATGGCCAGAATTATAACGTTCCATTAACTTTGGAAgcaataaattcaaatggtcttttaatgtttttattatctaaCGTATCGACCGGATTGATTAATATGTCCATCACCACTATCGATTGTTCAGATACCATCGCAACTTTGATCCTATTAGCATACGCTGCAACTATGGCCATCATATCCATTGTCCtatataaattcaatatcattattaaattatag
- the DPB11 gene encoding protein kinase activating protein DPB11 (similar to Saccharomyces cerevisiae DPB11 (YJL090C); ancestral locus Anc_1.276): protein MKPLSGIVFCPTALPETTLKSITKKIIKLGGTYSKDLTRNTNVLLVNKRTDSSKYKFIVKNRPDVIFMDYNHLFKLYDLWVSGEDITMQNHSNYKHLQANLMDRMLHVIKDKYSSKAFRNFFLFIGRINDQNHSVKEIEKLCYEQDCFGCDSKIFARDAVSKNPNREFVFITDSIYGARVEAARDENIPIVHHKWVIDCHIRGAKLEFDPDYLLENVVDKTTDQIGYDLTDVNTRFNNQPLMTSSTYNNLSSQQQQQQQPPHNIGKSFMLEKFKPQGTKLWEKVTSNDKMKQRETHEEEKYSSPSLNQNYQHISNFPPETPYSNEIFTNCTFHLDASFPEAHYNILRKVIVQNHGEIMITSQSTIVPDYYIVPSNIPLEEIKLPFSHKDPSPTLVTEFFLERCLHYKKLLSPIDSWSKPFFYTRNIKLQPTPKLLHSDNTDDGSDSLVVAMSGFHGVELLHLTKILKILEPMGIKFSKYLNESTDLLILNLSPLSSIPQSHTLWQNEYSDLFKENYISKSKENKSPVFRNSMKKKIEFVTKNHHIPTVTPAFLIYLFQQSQNITNRKGLNTNADPDPDPGPDPAIIYLNNINWCIFCPRAEKNQFICKLISINSHKQEQQKRNYNPTKSPINQIDLPSDFISRPSSKNVKVDTTPLLSHSRKNSTSTTTNLKMNPNEIIDKMNQNHLNNNLKNQKKRIIPIKREIISPEQKKRVLTPRSSPIKRPKLHDVTITNKLKIERSSSWGHMISDELEIEQEQEQEQHEEQEDIHFNRHTRDNLPNYENREHEMGSTQVTYGSPTLSGNSRTGTMKGATTTATTRRITRKRVKELGS, encoded by the coding sequence ATGAAACCTCTCTCCGGCATTGTATTCTGTCCAACAGCACTTCCTGAAACAACATTAAAATCtataacaaagaaaatcatCAAACTAGGAGGCACCTACTCCAAAGACCTTACCAGAAATACAAACGTCCTCCTCGTAAACAAAAGAACAGATTCCTCCAAATACAAATTCATAGTGAAAAATAGACCAGATGTTATATTCATGGATTACAACcatcttttcaaattataCGATCTATGGGTAAGTGGTGAAGATATCACTATGCAAAACCATTCCAATTATAAACATTTACAAGCAAACCTCATGGATCGAATGTTACATGTCATAAAGGATAAATACTCCTCCAAAGCATTCAGaaacttcttcttgttcataGGTAGGATAAATGATCAGAATCATTCAGTAAAGGAAATCGAAAAATTATGCTATGAACAAGATTGCTTCGGTTGTGATTCTAAAATATTCGCCAGGGATGCTGTATCAAAGAATCCTAATCGTGAATTCGTCTTCATTACAGATTCCATATATGGAGCTAGAGTGGAAGCCGCTAGAGATGAAAATATCCCTATTGTACATCATAAATGGGTCATTGATTGTCATATAAGAGGTGCGAAATTGGAATTTGATCCCGATTATCTTTTGGAGAATGTCGTGGATAAAACAACAGACCAAATTGGGTATGATTTGACCGATGTAAATACACGATTTAATAATCAACCATTGATGACATCCTCTACTTATAACAACTTATCAagtcaacaacaacaacaacaacaacccCCGCATAATATTGGGAAATCCTTCATGTTGGAGAAATTTAAACCTCAAGGTACAAAACTTTGGGAAAAAGTTACATCAAATGATAAGATGAAACAACGAGAAACACACGAAGAGGAAAAATATAGTAGTCCATCATTGAATCAAAACTATCAGCATATTTCGAACTTCCCCCCTGAGACTCCATATTccaatgaaatttttacCAATTGTACATTCCATTTAGATGCGTCATTCCCTGAAGCACATTATAACATTCTTCGAAAAGTTATTGTTCAAAATCATGGGGAAATAATGATCACATCTCAGAGCACAATTGTACCAGATTATTATATAGTTCCAAGTAATATACcattagaagaaattaaattaccCTTTTCCCACAAAGATCCATCACCAACTTTAGTCACTGAATTCTTCTTAGAACGATGCCTTCACtacaagaaattattatcaccAATTGATTCATGGTCAAAACCATTTTTCTAtacaagaaatattaaacTACAACCAACtccaaaattattacaCTCTGATAATACAGATGACGGAAGTGACAGTCTTGTAGTCGCAATGAGTGGATTCCACGGAGTGGAGTTGTTACATTTAActaaaattttgaaaatattagaacCTATGGGaatcaaattttccaaatatttaaatgaatcAACAGACCTtctaatattaaatttatcacCATTATCAAGTATCCCACAATCACATACCTTATGGCAAAATGAATATAGTGActtatttaaagaaaattatatttcaaaatctaaagaaaataaaagtcCAGTCTTTAGAAACTCtatgaaaaagaaaatagaaTTCGTTACGAAAAATCATCATATCCCAACTGTAACCCCTgcatttttaatatatttattccAACAATCTCAAAATATAACAAACCGCAAAGGACTAAATACAAACGCAGATCCAGATCCAGATCCAGGTCCAGATCCGGCAatcatatatttaaataatataaattgGTGCATATTTTGTCCAAGAGCTGAGAAAAACCAATTTATATGTAAACTCATATCTATAAATTCACACAAACaggaacaacaaaaaagaaattataaCCCTACGAAATCACCCATCAATCAAATAGATCTACCATCTGATTTCATTTCAAGACCATCAtcaaaaaatgtaaaaGTTGATACCACACCTTTATTATCACATTCTAGGAAAAACAGTACTTCCACTACGacgaatttgaaaatgaaccCTAACGAAATAATAGATAAAATGAATCAGAATCATTTGAATaacaatttaaaaaatcaaaaaaaacGTATAATACCGATAAAGAGAGAAATCATCTCACCagaacaaaagaaaagagtATTGACACCAAGATCAAGTCCCATTAAAAGGCCAAAATTACATGATGTAACTATTactaataaattgaaaattgaaagaagtTCAAGTTGGGGTCATATGATATCAgatgaattggaaatagaacaagaacaagaacaagaacaacacgaagaacaagaagatatCCATTTCAATCGTCATACTCGTGACAACCTTCCTAATTATGAAAATAGAGAGCATGAAATGGGATCCACTCAAGTTACGTATGGTTCTCCTACATTATCAGGCAACTCTCGAACTGGGACTATGAAAGGTGccacaacaacagcaacaacaagacGAATTACAAGGAAACGGGTCAAAGAGCTTGGTTCATGA